ATGCGCCCATCATGTCACATGACCCTTGGTAGCTACTGCAATTGGTAGAAGTGAGGCTCATGTGGCTCCTGGCAAAGACAAAATTTACGAACACGGGACCCGGATCAcgtattttttcttcaaaataacatcaaattggcaacattttctgtaaatatttggaacccatgatttaaaaaaacaaaaacatttcgtcctaaaattgtatttgtattcctttgaactaaaaaaaaatattttactttctaTTGTATCACATTTACGTATAATTCACTTTAACTTCGAAAATGAGCAACTACCGGTTTATTCAGCATCTGCTTTTAACGTGATAAATTCCCTAGCACTGTAAATGGAACACGATAACTGTAACGCGCTCCACCTGCTTCAGGCATGGTGATTTCGGGTTCTATTTACGCATTGCTAGCGGGTTGTTTGGGTGCTGCCGCCTCCTTATCGGCTAAACTTTCTCTCGGTGCAGACTACCTGAAGGAAATGTGTGAAATTGGGCTGAGCAGCACGTTGGACGCACAACACTATGGACCTAGTGTGTGTCACTGGGTGAGACAAACTTTGAATAACTCACTCGAAAATGGGGAAAGTGCGCCCAAGAGTGAGGCGACAGCAACGATAGCAAAACTGTCTTGGGTACCGAGTTGGAAAATGCTTGATGGTCATGTACTCGTTGATGAGAAATCAAGTTTCACTTTCGTTGTTGTCTTACCGACGATCTTAGCatagtatatatattattcctgccaaggaactatgttgaagtaagttGAGGCACTTTGTGGCATCTATCGGCAATTATAAAACTTCTTAGAGGGGCATCAATTACTGGCGGAATTTCACGATTCGCACTGTACAGtgagtacagaaagtattcagaccccctaaaaattttcactctttattttgcagccattttctaaaatcattgaagtcccccccaccccttctcaatgtacacacagcaaacgtaaacaaaaaataagatcactgtggctgagctccagagatgcagtcgggagatgggaaaaagttctagaaagtcaaccatcactgcagccctccaccagtcggggctttatggcagagtggcccgacagaagcctctgctcagtgcaagacacaggAAAGCCTGCAAGGAGTTTGCTAGAAAACACCAGAAGGTCTCAAAGagggtgagaaataaaattctctggtctgatgagaccaagatagaactttttgccTTAATTCTTAAtgatatgtgtggagaaaaccaggcagtgctcatcacctgtccaatacagtcccaacagtgaagcatggtggtggcagcatcatgctgtgggggtctttttcagctgcagggataggacgactggttgcaatccaaggaaagatgaatgcggccaagtacagggatatcctggacaaaaaccttctccagagtgctcaggacctcagactgggccgaaggttcaccttgcaacaagacaatgaccctaagcacacagcatTTAATGAATAAGTGGCTTctgaacaactctgtgactgttcttgaaaggCCTagtcagagccctgacttaaacccaattgagcaatccaggtgtgaaaaacttcatcatcattcccaaaaagactcatggctgtattagctcaaaagggtgcttctactaaataccaagcaaagtgtctgaatacttatggctgtgtgatatttcatttttcttttttaataaatctgcaaaaatgtttttttccctgtcaatatggggtgctctctggacattaatgaggggggaaaataacttcaatgattttagcaaatggctgcaatataacagtgaaaaatttaagggggtctgaatactttctgtacccagtgtctgtatattactttttttttttccaacattgtGATTTTTAAAACCATACACATACCCTAATCTAGTTTGTCATGCATGTCAATGGCTTTTGTGAAATGTGTGTGAGAAAAATAAGAGTGAGACATTTGCTCCACTGGAACTACAAAAAAACCGCTTGTGACGCTTTCCAACTTTCAAACGAATTCCGAAGTCCCTTGTAAACCAAAAACGCCCCTAATATGTGTCATAACAATGTTTGCAGCTCCACATCCCCCTGCGTCTGCTGTGCATCGGCCTGATGTTCCTCTGCAATGCTGTCATGTGGACCTTCTTCTCCAAAGCTCTTCGCTACAGCTCTTCATCAGCACGAGCCACTGCTACCTCTAGTGTGGGCAACTTTATTGCGTCGGTAAGCTGTCCCAAACTCTCTGTGGGTGCAAAAATACagtgaatgaaacaaaatactcaTTTTACTATTATTTGTGCATTTAGGCCATACTGGGGAACCTTATTTTTGGAGAGTGTCAAGCAGTTCTGTGGTGGGTGGGCATCTCTCTGACGCTATGTGGGCTGCTGTTGCTTCATGGATCCACGCCTCAGGCGCTGCCACAGAAAGAAGGCAAAACGGACtagttgtattattatattataaatatttttattgttacttGTCGTGAGTGGGTAAATAGGAATTTGCTACCAAAGATTTGCCGTTCATAAATCTGTCATTACTCCAACCTCAGGTCATTTGATGAAgattaaaagtaaatattttgatgTTCATTTGTATTgacaaagtaatttttttttgtgattgtgtAATGTGTTAATTGGAA
The genomic region above belongs to Phyllopteryx taeniolatus isolate TA_2022b chromosome 6, UOR_Ptae_1.2, whole genome shotgun sequence and contains:
- the tmem42a gene encoding transmembrane protein 42a, producing the protein MVISGSIYALLAGCLGAAASLSAKLSLGADYLKEMCEIGLSSTLDAQHYGPSVCHWLHIPLRLLCIGLMFLCNAVMWTFFSKALRYSSSSARATATSSVGNFIASAILGNLIFGECQAVLWWVGISLTLCGLLLLHGSTPQALPQKEGKTD